From one Caldichromatium japonicum genomic stretch:
- a CDS encoding endonuclease/exonuclease/phosphatase family protein yields MQRLNLLSYNVQAGIESRHYSDYLLQSWKHLLPHPERLTNLARIAQMLRQFDIVGLQEVDAGSLRSAQVDQTLYLARQGAFPHWYRQINRNLGPFAQHSNGLLSRLRPASITEHRLPGLPGRGAMTAEFDLADGEVLAVGVVHLSLGWRARRRQLDYLAQLARGYPYLVLMGDFNCGCDSKGLRSMVRAAGMRGLDCELKTFPSWRPRHNLDHILVSRPIEIVSARVIDYMLSDHLPISMCIELPPNLRLAESTLEASDRLVSD; encoded by the coding sequence ATGCAACGGCTGAATCTGCTGAGCTATAACGTCCAGGCAGGGATCGAGTCGCGTCACTACAGCGACTATCTCTTGCAAAGCTGGAAACATCTCCTGCCCCATCCTGAACGCCTCACCAATCTTGCGCGCATCGCCCAGATGTTGCGTCAATTCGATATCGTCGGGCTGCAGGAGGTCGATGCGGGCAGCCTGCGCAGCGCTCAGGTCGATCAAACCCTGTATCTCGCCAGACAAGGCGCCTTCCCGCACTGGTATCGTCAAATCAATCGCAATCTCGGGCCCTTTGCCCAGCACAGCAATGGCCTGCTTTCGCGCCTGCGCCCGGCCTCGATCACTGAACACCGCCTGCCTGGGCTACCAGGGCGGGGGGCAATGACCGCTGAGTTTGACCTGGCTGATGGTGAGGTGCTGGCGGTCGGGGTCGTCCATCTGTCACTCGGCTGGCGGGCGCGCCGGCGCCAGCTCGATTATCTCGCCCAGTTGGCGCGGGGTTATCCCTATCTGGTGTTGATGGGTGACTTCAATTGCGGCTGCGATTCCAAGGGCCTGCGCTCGATGGTCCGCGCTGCGGGTATGCGGGGCCTGGATTGCGAGCTCAAGACCTTTCCGAGCTGGCGTCCGCGCCATAATCTGGACCATATCCTGGTCTCGCGGCCCATTGAGATTGTATCGGCACGGGTCATCGACTATATGCTTTCGGATCATCTGCCGATCAGCATGTGCATCGAGTTGCCACCCAATCTGCGTCTGGCCGAATCGACCCTGGAGGCGAGCGATCGCTTGGTATCGGACTAA
- a CDS encoding DUF167 domain-containing protein — translation MSWYRWEGEDLELRVRVQPRAPRDAFDTPDPSGAYYWVRLKAPPVEGKGNKALQRFIADAFGVPLSQVSLLSGDRARYKRLRIQRPRQIPSSLTIAPCNG, via the coding sequence ATGAGTTGGTATCGCTGGGAAGGCGAGGATCTGGAACTGCGGGTGCGGGTACAGCCTCGCGCACCCCGCGATGCCTTCGACACGCCCGATCCGAGCGGGGCGTATTATTGGGTGCGGCTCAAGGCCCCGCCGGTCGAGGGCAAGGGCAACAAGGCGCTGCAGCGGTTCATCGCCGATGCCTTCGGAGTGCCGCTCAGCCAGGTCAGTCTCCTCAGCGGTGACCGGGCGCGTTACAAGCGTCTGCGCATCCAGCGCCCGCGCCAGATTCCATCGAGCCTCACCATTGCCCCATGCAACGGCTGA
- the rdgB gene encoding RdgB/HAM1 family non-canonical purine NTP pyrophosphatase, translating into MRLPSAGLLILASDNPGKMREIARLLAGLPFEVRSQGEYGVPAVEETGLSFVENAILKARQACRYTGLPAIADDSGLEVDALAGAPGIYSARYAGPKATDEENLRKLLDALQCVPEAERTARFQCAIVYLRHAEDPMPLVCQGTWEGRILFEPRGTQGFGYDPVFLVPTQGCSAAELDPELKNQLSHRGQALQRLRQWFAA; encoded by the coding sequence ATGCGTTTACCCTCCGCTGGACTCTTGATCCTAGCCAGTGACAACCCAGGCAAAATGCGTGAGATCGCCCGCCTGCTTGCGGGACTCCCTTTCGAGGTTCGCAGTCAAGGGGAATATGGTGTGCCAGCGGTCGAGGAGACGGGCCTGAGCTTTGTCGAGAACGCGATCCTCAAGGCGCGGCAGGCCTGCCGCTATACGGGTCTACCGGCGATCGCTGACGACTCGGGGCTCGAGGTCGATGCGCTCGCTGGTGCCCCTGGGATCTATTCCGCCCGTTATGCCGGACCCAAGGCCACGGACGAGGAGAACCTGCGCAAGCTGCTCGATGCACTCCAGTGCGTCCCCGAGGCCGAGCGCACCGCCCGTTTTCAGTGCGCGATCGTTTATTTGCGCCATGCCGAGGACCCCATGCCACTCGTTTGCCAAGGCACCTGGGAGGGTCGCATCCTGTTCGAGCCGCGCGGGACCCAGGGCTTTGGCTATGACCCGGTCTTTTTGGTCCCAACGCAGGGTTGCAGCGCCGCTGAGCTCGATCCAGAGCTCAAGAACCAGCTCAGTCATCGCGGCCAGGCCTTACAGCGGTTGCGCCAATGGTTTGCAGCATGA
- a CDS encoding YggS family pyridoxal phosphate-dependent enzyme yields MNPQDIAANYERLMARIRSAAERAGRSPETIQLIAVGKQQPAAAIRALYALGQRAFGESYVQEALGKQAELADLKDIEWHFIGRIQANKTRALAAHFAWVHGLADRHHAERLSAQHPPERLPLRVCLQVNLSGEASKSGVAPEALPELLAACKSLPNFEVCGLMTLPAPAMGEEAQRRPFRRLRELRDRLATPSHPLPVLSMGMSDDLEAAILEGATQVRVGTALFGNRT; encoded by the coding sequence ATGAATCCGCAGGACATCGCCGCCAATTATGAGCGGCTCATGGCACGTATCCGGTCTGCGGCCGAACGCGCCGGCAGATCGCCTGAAACCATCCAATTGATCGCAGTCGGCAAACAACAGCCGGCGGCGGCCATCCGCGCTCTCTATGCCCTAGGGCAGCGGGCCTTTGGAGAGAGCTATGTGCAAGAGGCCCTGGGTAAACAGGCCGAGCTTGCCGACCTGAAGGACATCGAATGGCATTTCATCGGGCGCATCCAGGCCAACAAGACCCGTGCGCTCGCCGCCCATTTCGCCTGGGTCCATGGTTTGGCCGATCGCCACCATGCCGAACGCCTCAGCGCCCAGCACCCCCCTGAGCGTTTGCCCTTGCGGGTGTGTCTGCAGGTCAATCTCAGCGGCGAGGCTAGCAAATCCGGGGTCGCACCCGAGGCACTCCCCGAACTGCTTGCCGCCTGTAAATCACTACCGAACTTCGAGGTTTGCGGGTTGATGACCTTGCCGGCACCGGCTATGGGGGAGGAAGCCCAACGCCGCCCCTTCCGGAGGCTGCGCGAGCTACGCGACCGCCTGGCGACCCCATCGCATCCGCTGCCCGTCTTGTCGATGGGCATGTCCGATGACCTGGAGGCAGCGATCCTGGAAGGGGCGACCCAGGTGCGTGTTGGTACTGCCTTATTCGGTAACCGTACTTAA
- a CDS encoding IS1182 family transposase — MPKFKPCNYDQMVMLPISLENQILPGSLEHTIHEVVEKHMDLSVFDQRYNNDETGATAIHPRILLKVILLAYARGLLSSRQIERACVENVTFIALACGYSPDHSTIANFVSTMQEEIESLFCDVLLVCEEMNLLGGSHFSLDGVKLSANVSKEWSGTFDELKRKRDKLQEKLQQAMADAQPEVELERQQQRERRLQRAVERLEQFLQSEQPKTGSDGKEIQSNAVDNESVKMPTAHGVVQGYNAQALVDSKHQIILAAEAFATQDHDNLEPMLTGAKKNLKAIGKDETFFQGKTLTADSNYHSVESLTFCQTEGVDAYIPDIQFRKRDERFADRDRFKGGQQKEAPFSLTDFTFDPDRQRYLCPQGRELTLHARSQRNRYRIYDVYHARPQDCAACPLRERCLSKPSASRRYLSVPTAQPPNLLDEMKAKIDSPQGKKIYARRLAMVEPVFANICVHKHMNRFTLRSKAKVDVQWRLYALVHNIGKICVFGTLN; from the coding sequence ATGCCAAAATTCAAACCCTGCAACTACGACCAGATGGTCATGCTGCCCATCTCCCTCGAAAACCAGATCCTCCCCGGCAGCCTGGAGCACACCATTCACGAAGTGGTCGAAAAGCACATGGACCTTTCGGTCTTCGACCAGCGCTACAACAACGACGAAACCGGCGCAACCGCCATTCACCCCAGAATCCTGCTCAAAGTCATTTTGCTGGCTTACGCCCGCGGCTTGCTCAGTTCCCGACAAATCGAGCGCGCCTGCGTCGAAAACGTCACCTTCATCGCGCTCGCCTGCGGCTATTCCCCCGACCACAGCACCATCGCCAACTTCGTCTCAACCATGCAGGAAGAAATCGAGAGCCTCTTCTGCGACGTCCTGCTGGTGTGCGAAGAGATGAACCTGCTCGGCGGCTCGCACTTCAGCCTGGACGGGGTCAAACTCTCCGCCAACGTCTCCAAAGAGTGGAGCGGCACCTTCGACGAACTCAAGCGCAAGCGCGATAAGTTGCAGGAGAAACTGCAGCAGGCGATGGCAGACGCCCAGCCGGAGGTCGAGTTGGAACGCCAGCAGCAGCGCGAGAGACGCCTGCAGCGGGCAGTCGAACGGTTGGAGCAGTTCCTGCAGAGCGAACAGCCCAAGACGGGCAGCGACGGCAAAGAAATCCAGAGCAACGCCGTGGACAACGAATCGGTCAAGATGCCCACCGCCCACGGCGTCGTGCAGGGCTACAACGCGCAGGCGCTGGTCGATTCCAAACATCAAATCATCCTCGCCGCCGAAGCCTTCGCCACCCAGGACCACGACAATCTCGAGCCGATGTTGACGGGTGCGAAAAAGAATCTCAAGGCGATTGGCAAGGACGAGACCTTCTTTCAGGGCAAGACCCTGACCGCAGACAGCAACTATCATAGTGTGGAAAGCCTGACGTTCTGCCAGACTGAAGGAGTGGACGCCTACATCCCCGACATCCAGTTCCGCAAACGCGATGAGCGCTTCGCCGATCGAGACCGTTTCAAGGGTGGACAGCAGAAGGAAGCGCCCTTCTCGCTGACGGATTTCACGTTCGACCCCGACCGACAACGGTATCTCTGTCCCCAGGGGCGGGAACTGACCCTGCACGCCCGCAGCCAGCGCAACCGCTATCGCATCTACGACGTCTACCACGCCCGCCCCCAGGACTGCGCCGCCTGTCCGCTGCGCGAACGCTGCCTGAGCAAGCCCTCCGCTTCCCGCCGCTATCTCTCCGTTCCGACCGCGCAGCCGCCCAATCTGCTCGACGAGATGAAGGCCAAAATTGACAGTCCACAGGGCAAGAAGATTTACGCCCGCCGTTTAGCGATGGTCGAGCCGGTCTTTGCGAACATTTGCGTTCACAAACACATGAACCGCTTCACGCTGCGCTCGAAAGCCAAAGTGGATGTACAATGGAGATTGTACGCACTGGTGCACAATATTGGTAAAATCTGCGTGTTTGGGACGTTGAATTAG
- the ftsX gene encoding permease-like cell division protein FtsX → MNRRRPPQPQRPPPRQRLGRARRLPALDRLGIWLYHHRQTLSESLDRLRDAPLASGMTVTVIAISLALPALLYVLSENLRLLVGNWEQTAAISLFLDLKIDDQQAQTLASQLRSWPEIARVEVITREQALAEFRDLGGFEEALDRIKENPLPIVLAVYPQPDQADPAQLEGLQERLLELPEADFARMDTLWLQRLEAIIALMRVIALLIGSLLGIGVLLIVGNTIRLEISNRHTEIEVMELVGATPGFIRRPFLYTGAWYGLLGGALAWVLVGIALLIIQAHVSRLASLYHSAFKLTGLGLGATGILIGASILLGLIGSWLAVSQHLRQTRTF, encoded by the coding sequence ATGAACAGACGCCGCCCGCCACAGCCGCAGCGTCCCCCGCCCCGCCAGCGCCTAGGGCGGGCGCGTCGGTTGCCGGCCCTAGATCGCCTGGGGATCTGGCTCTACCATCACCGCCAGACCCTGAGCGAAAGCCTCGATCGGCTGCGGGATGCGCCCTTGGCTTCGGGCATGACGGTGACCGTGATCGCCATCTCGCTTGCCCTGCCCGCGCTGCTCTATGTCTTGAGCGAAAACCTGAGGTTGCTCGTCGGCAATTGGGAACAGACAGCAGCGATCTCGCTCTTTCTCGACTTGAAGATCGACGATCAACAGGCACAGACGCTAGCCAGCCAGTTACGCAGCTGGCCCGAGATCGCGCGCGTCGAGGTGATCACCCGCGAACAGGCGTTGGCCGAGTTCCGCGATCTGGGCGGGTTCGAGGAGGCGCTCGATCGTATCAAGGAAAATCCCTTGCCGATCGTCCTAGCCGTCTATCCCCAACCCGATCAGGCCGATCCTGCCCAGCTTGAGGGTTTGCAAGAGCGTTTATTGGAACTGCCTGAGGCTGATTTCGCGCGCATGGATACGCTCTGGCTCCAGCGTCTGGAGGCGATCATCGCCCTCATGCGGGTCATCGCCCTGCTGATCGGCAGCCTGCTCGGGATCGGGGTGCTGTTGATCGTCGGCAATACCATCCGGCTCGAGATCTCAAATCGCCATACTGAAATCGAGGTCATGGAACTAGTGGGCGCAACGCCAGGGTTCATCCGACGGCCGTTCCTCTATACCGGGGCCTGGTATGGATTGCTCGGAGGGGCCTTGGCCTGGGTGTTGGTAGGGATCGCCCTGCTGATCATCCAGGCCCATGTATCGCGCCTGGCCTCGCTTTATCACAGCGCATTCAAACTGACTGGTCTTGGACTCGGCGCCACAGGCATCCTGATCGGCGCAAGCATCCTTCTGGGGCTCATCGGCAGTTGGCTGGCAGTCAGCCAGCATCTGCGTCAGACGCGGACGTTTTAG
- the rph gene encoding ribonuclease PH: MRPSQRRPDELRLIRFTLGFTRYAEGSVLVEFGDTHVLCTSSLDPNVPPFLKGKGQGWVTAEYGMLPRATAERTPREATRGKQSGRTQEIQRLIGRSLRAAVDLKALGERTITLDCDVLQADGGTRTAAISGGWLALRLAINRLLDSGALTVDPLRAQVAAVSVGIWEGIPVLDLDYAEDSTAATDLNLVMDEQGRFIEIQGTAEAQPFSRNELDALLSLGESGIRAIQAAQCAVLNGG, translated from the coding sequence ATGCGACCTTCTCAACGCCGCCCTGACGAGCTGCGTCTGATCCGTTTCACCCTGGGGTTTACTCGGTATGCTGAAGGCTCAGTGCTCGTCGAATTCGGCGATACCCATGTGTTGTGCACCTCCAGTCTCGATCCCAATGTGCCGCCCTTTCTCAAGGGCAAGGGACAGGGATGGGTAACGGCCGAATACGGGATGCTGCCACGCGCAACCGCCGAACGTACCCCACGCGAGGCAACGCGGGGCAAACAAAGCGGGCGTACTCAGGAGATTCAGCGCCTGATTGGGCGCAGTCTCAGGGCGGCGGTGGACCTTAAGGCGCTGGGCGAGCGAACGATTACCCTGGATTGCGATGTGCTTCAGGCCGACGGCGGGACGCGCACGGCAGCAATCAGCGGCGGCTGGCTGGCCCTGCGCCTGGCGATCAACCGTCTGCTTGACAGTGGTGCATTGACCGTTGATCCGCTTAGGGCGCAGGTCGCTGCGGTCTCGGTGGGGATCTGGGAGGGGATACCGGTGCTTGATCTCGATTATGCCGAGGATTCGACCGCTGCGACCGATTTGAACCTGGTGATGGATGAGCAAGGGCGCTTCATCGAGATCCAGGGGACCGCTGAGGCGCAGCCCTTCAGCCGCAATGAACTCGACGCCCTGTTATCCCTGGGGGAGTCGGGTATCCGCGCCATTCAAGCTGCCCAGTGTGCGGTCTTGAACGGCGGTTGA
- the ftsE gene encoding cell division ATP-binding protein FtsE, producing MIRFQNVYKRYPERGDALAGIDLEIQTGEMVFLTGHSGAGKSTLLRLIGLLERPTRGHVLINGRNLATLPRHEIPYHRRQVGMIFQDHRLLPDRSVFDNVALPLMVMGVHPKEIGRRVRAALDQVGLLRREHALPLALSGGEQQRVGIARALVGRPAVLLADEPTGNLDPDLSREIFHLFERFKYVGMTLLIATHDFDLVEELGHRTLKLDEGRLVGDTGAW from the coding sequence ATGATCCGCTTTCAGAACGTCTATAAACGCTATCCTGAGCGCGGGGATGCACTCGCTGGGATCGACCTTGAGATCCAGACGGGCGAGATGGTCTTTTTAACTGGACACTCGGGCGCCGGCAAGAGCACCCTGTTGCGGCTGATCGGGCTTCTCGAACGCCCGACCCGCGGCCATGTCCTGATCAATGGGCGCAATCTCGCCACCCTTCCCCGCCACGAGATCCCCTATCACCGTCGGCAGGTGGGGATGATCTTTCAGGATCACCGGCTGTTGCCCGACCGCAGCGTCTTTGACAACGTCGCCCTGCCCCTCATGGTCATGGGCGTGCATCCCAAGGAGATCGGGCGGCGGGTACGCGCGGCACTCGATCAAGTGGGTCTGTTGCGGCGTGAACACGCCTTACCGCTGGCGCTCTCGGGCGGGGAACAGCAGCGGGTGGGGATCGCACGTGCCCTGGTCGGACGTCCGGCGGTACTGCTCGCCGATGAGCCGACCGGCAACCTCGATCCGGATCTGTCGCGCGAGATCTTTCACCTCTTCGAGCGGTTCAAATATGTCGGCATGACCCTATTGATCGCTACCCATGATTTTGACCTGGTCGAGGAGCTGGGGCACCGCACCTTGAAGCTGGACGAAGGGCGGCTAGTCGGCGATACCGGGGCCTGGTGA
- the ftsY gene encoding signal recognition particle-docking protein FtsY, which yields MFGFGKKKIGPASNPDTTHSTELQTPASPVPSDLLQDTDALAGQPQPGAELSPEPAKRPWFGRLFRAPSPAHVPKAPETSAPDTPAVDGPRQPAESPQPVAERATAAEDETRPKRSVFARLRERLAKPRSKLGGGLKGLLGGRQRIDEDLLEEVETLLITADVGAATTARLITELRAQVKRKRLTEPDALMAALKESLAAILRAADGPVKQPSPGRPQVILMVGVNGAGKTTTIGKLAKRLQDEGNRVMLAAGDTFRAAAVEQLKTWGERNGVPVIAQQTGADSASVIFDALQAATARGMDVLIADTAGRLHTKDNLMEELAKVARVLKKIDPDAPHEVMLVIDATTGQNAIHQAEQFHRAVGLTGITLTKLDGTAKGGILFAIAERCKIPIRFIGVGEAIEDLRPFDPDAFVEALLD from the coding sequence ATGTTTGGCTTCGGTAAGAAAAAAATCGGCCCAGCGTCCAATCCGGATACAACCCATTCGACCGAGCTCCAGACGCCGGCATCCCCTGTCCCGTCAGACCTGCTTCAGGACACAGATGCACTCGCCGGCCAGCCACAACCAGGAGCCGAGCTGTCCCCAGAACCCGCTAAACGCCCCTGGTTTGGCAGGCTGTTTCGCGCCCCATCGCCAGCGCATGTGCCAAAGGCACCCGAGACATCCGCCCCTGACACCCCAGCGGTCGATGGTCCCAGACAGCCGGCCGAGTCCCCCCAACCCGTAGCTGAGAGAGCGACTGCAGCCGAGGACGAGACAAGGCCCAAGCGCAGCGTGTTCGCCCGCCTGCGCGAACGGCTTGCTAAACCGCGCTCCAAGCTCGGCGGGGGGCTCAAAGGGCTCTTGGGAGGGCGCCAACGGATCGACGAGGACCTGCTGGAAGAGGTCGAGACCCTGCTCATCACCGCCGATGTCGGGGCGGCGACCACGGCGCGCCTGATAACCGAGCTGCGGGCGCAGGTCAAACGCAAGAGGCTCACAGAGCCCGATGCGCTGATGGCCGCGCTCAAGGAGTCGCTTGCTGCTATCCTGCGTGCTGCTGATGGCCCGGTCAAACAACCATCGCCCGGTCGCCCCCAGGTCATCCTGATGGTCGGGGTCAATGGTGCCGGCAAGACCACCACCATCGGCAAGCTAGCCAAGCGGCTCCAAGACGAGGGCAACCGTGTCATGCTGGCCGCAGGCGACACCTTCCGCGCAGCGGCAGTGGAACAGCTCAAGACCTGGGGCGAGCGCAACGGGGTGCCGGTCATCGCCCAGCAAACGGGGGCGGATAGCGCCTCGGTGATCTTCGATGCCCTCCAGGCAGCCACGGCGCGCGGGATGGATGTGTTGATCGCCGATACCGCCGGGCGCCTACATACCAAGGACAACCTGATGGAGGAACTGGCCAAGGTGGCCCGGGTGCTCAAAAAGATCGACCCGGATGCCCCCCATGAGGTGATGTTGGTGATCGATGCCACGACGGGTCAGAATGCCATCCACCAGGCCGAGCAGTTCCATCGCGCCGTCGGCCTCACGGGGATTACCCTCACCAAGCTCGACGGCACAGCCAAGGGCGGGATCCTGTTCGCCATCGCCGAGCGCTGCAAGATCCCGATCCGCTTCATCGGAGTCGGCGAAGCGATCGAGGATCTGCGCCCCTTTGATCCAGATGCCTTCGTCGAGGCATTGCTCGATTAG
- a CDS encoding porin, whose protein sequence is MKKKLLTLAVAATMVAPVAATADAILYGKLHMSIDWADVEGTGFKGWGLNGRGAIPGESRANRIGVKGSEDLGNGLKAIYQVEFGIRMTEESTRGNAASGADDSITMRNSFAGLTGDWGTFVVGRNDTPYKNSTAKLDLFSDTMADYNGTAKFDDIRADNAIAYVSPNLSGFQLAGAVHAGGASTAGYGENLNSDTLAEAYSIAGIYSNGPFYASLAYESLSNELFMNTAVSSNRLSPSYVADDYTKWRVGLGMLDWNGFTLAGIYEEQSDLPRGQISPATTNDSLKLWQIQAGYSFGNNMIKAMYGNGNRDGRVPPGAPKNVRDAIDGDYYTWAVAFDHNLSKRTKAYILYTQTNDDLPNTDWDGFSIGMIHNF, encoded by the coding sequence ATGAAGAAAAAACTTCTAACCCTAGCAGTCGCTGCCACGATGGTTGCCCCAGTTGCTGCAACGGCCGATGCCATCCTCTATGGCAAGCTGCATATGTCGATCGACTGGGCAGATGTCGAAGGTACCGGTTTTAAGGGCTGGGGGCTGAACGGTCGTGGTGCGATCCCGGGCGAAAGCCGCGCCAACCGGATCGGTGTCAAGGGCTCCGAGGACCTGGGCAATGGGCTCAAGGCCATCTACCAGGTCGAGTTCGGTATTAGGATGACCGAAGAGAGCACCAGGGGCAACGCTGCATCGGGAGCAGATGATAGCATCACGATGCGCAACAGCTTCGCCGGTTTGACCGGCGATTGGGGTACCTTCGTGGTCGGTCGCAACGATACCCCCTACAAAAACTCGACCGCAAAGCTCGACCTCTTCTCCGATACAATGGCGGACTACAACGGCACGGCCAAATTTGACGATATCCGCGCTGACAACGCCATTGCCTATGTAAGCCCGAATCTTTCCGGCTTCCAGCTTGCCGGAGCTGTCCATGCCGGCGGTGCCTCGACGGCGGGCTATGGCGAAAACCTCAATTCAGATACCTTGGCCGAGGCCTACTCGATCGCAGGCATCTATAGCAATGGCCCCTTCTACGCCTCTCTGGCCTATGAGTCGCTCAGCAACGAGCTGTTCATGAATACCGCAGTCAGCAGTAATCGGCTTTCACCAAGCTATGTCGCTGATGACTATACTAAGTGGCGCGTTGGCTTAGGGATGCTCGACTGGAACGGTTTCACCTTGGCAGGTATCTATGAGGAGCAATCCGATCTGCCCAGGGGCCAGATCAGCCCGGCCACCACGAACGACTCGCTGAAGCTCTGGCAGATCCAGGCTGGTTACAGCTTCGGCAACAACATGATCAAGGCCATGTATGGCAATGGTAACCGCGACGGTCGCGTCCCGCCCGGCGCACCCAAGAATGTGCGGGATGCCATTGATGGCGACTATTACACCTGGGCGGTCGCTTTTGATCACAACCTGAGCAAACGCACCAAGGCCTATATCCTTTATACCCAGACCAACGACGACCTTCCAAACACAGACTGGGATGGTTTCTCAATCGGCATGATCCATAACTTCTGA
- the proC gene encoding pyrroline-5-carboxylate reductase → MTTVKIRFIGGGNMAASLIAGLIADGYTPAEIQVSDPDPERRQVLQAALGVRALASNLEGLAEAGTLVLCVKPQMAAMVCAELGPMVSEHCPLVVSVMAGVTERTIQRWLGGPVPVVRAMPNTPAMLQTGAIGLHASPEVDAEGRNRAETILRAVGLVRWVEDEAAIDAVTAISGSGPAYFFLLMETLEQAAIELGLEAETARLLTLQTALGAAKMAMESTDPPARLRERVTSPGGTTERALAVFAEANLRGLVERAARAARDRAVELSRILSESA, encoded by the coding sequence ATGACGACAGTCAAGATTCGCTTTATCGGTGGCGGTAACATGGCCGCTAGTCTCATCGCTGGTCTGATCGCCGATGGCTATACACCCGCTGAGATCCAGGTCTCCGATCCCGACCCCGAGCGCCGACAGGTCCTGCAAGCAGCCTTGGGGGTGCGTGCCCTGGCCAGCAATCTCGAAGGGCTCGCTGAGGCCGGGACCTTGGTCCTCTGCGTCAAACCGCAGATGGCGGCGATGGTTTGCGCCGAGCTTGGACCGATGGTCAGCGAACACTGCCCGCTCGTGGTCTCGGTCATGGCGGGGGTGACCGAGCGGACCATCCAACGCTGGCTTGGTGGCCCAGTCCCAGTGGTGCGTGCCATGCCCAATACCCCAGCGATGTTACAGACTGGTGCCATCGGTCTGCATGCCAGCCCAGAGGTCGATGCCGAGGGGCGCAATCGTGCCGAGACCATCCTGCGCGCCGTGGGTCTGGTGCGCTGGGTCGAGGATGAGGCAGCGATCGATGCCGTCACCGCTATCTCTGGCAGCGGGCCGGCCTATTTCTTCCTGCTCATGGAGACCTTGGAGCAGGCGGCGATCGAGCTGGGTCTAGAGGCCGAGACCGCCCGCCTCCTGACCTTGCAGACTGCGCTCGGGGCGGCCAAGATGGCGATGGAAAGCACCGATCCGCCGGCACGGTTGCGCGAACGGGTGACCTCGCCAGGCGGGACCACCGAGCGGGCGCTCGCCGTCTTTGCCGAAGCCAATCTGCGCGGCCTGGTCGAGCGCGCTGCCCGCGCTGCCCGCGACCGCGCTGTCGAGCTATCGCGCATCCTCTCGGAGTCGGCATGA
- a CDS encoding YggT family protein, whose translation MSSSYLIDPLVFLVQTLFGLYTATVALRFLLQWVRADFYNPISQAVVRLTSAPLRPLRRIIPGYGGLDLAALVLIWLLSAAELGLIVWIVGLGRSPLGAFLWAIPSMVELFINLFLFSILIRAILSWVNPDPANPANRLLDQLTGPVMRPFKQLLPPIAGIDLAPLAAMIVLVLLNMLLIPPLKWLVASPV comes from the coding sequence ATGAGTTCATCCTATCTCATCGATCCGCTGGTCTTTCTGGTCCAAACCCTATTTGGGTTGTATACGGCGACGGTGGCGTTGCGCTTTCTGCTGCAATGGGTACGCGCCGATTTTTACAACCCGATCTCTCAGGCGGTGGTCAGGCTGACCTCGGCCCCCTTGCGCCCTTTGCGCCGGATCATCCCTGGTTATGGCGGCTTGGATCTTGCGGCCCTGGTGCTGATCTGGCTGCTGTCTGCGGCTGAGCTCGGTTTGATCGTCTGGATCGTCGGACTGGGCCGTTCGCCTTTGGGCGCCTTTCTCTGGGCGATTCCGAGCATGGTTGAGCTGTTCATCAATCTTTTTCTCTTCTCGATCCTGATTCGCGCGATCCTGAGCTGGGTCAACCCAGATCCCGCGAATCCGGCCAACCGGCTATTGGATCAACTCACCGGGCCGGTCATGCGTCCGTTCAAGCAGCTCCTGCCTCCGATCGCCGGGATCGATCTGGCACCGCTTGCGGCCATGATCGTCCTGGTCCTGCTCAATATGTTGTTGATCCCACCGCTCAAATGGTTGGTGGCAAGTCCAGTGTAA
- a CDS encoding cellulose synthase subunit BcsC-related outer membrane protein, protein MWRRTNFHRAPVHRTATETTLKPKDGCAVRAILPRPQRRDLPHTGSWRLEQRPVRESVLSYTGLCDLYTGKTWGQVSKRAGLRPKVGRRSARA, encoded by the coding sequence TTGTGGCGGCGCACCAATTTCCATCGTGCGCCAGTACATCGAACAGCAACAGAAACCACACTGAAACCAAAGGACGGCTGCGCCGTCCGCGCTATCCTTCCCCGCCCTCAACGACGGGACTTGCCGCACACCGGGTCATGGCGTCTCGAACAGCGACCAGTGCGCGAGAGCGTCCTGTCATATACGGGTCTGTGCGACCTCTATACCGGCAAGACCTGGGGCCAGGTCAGCAAACGTGCGGGGTTGCGGCCGAAGGTTGGCAGGCGCTCGGCTCGCGCCTGA